GTCACAGCAGTGGGACATAAACACTGGCAAACCTCTGTGTGAGAGCAAGCCTGTCAAAGCATCTGCTGCAACCACTCTGAAGGGACAAAGGATCTGTGCTGACTGGTGTCCAGGTGGAATGGAGCACTCAggttattaaataaaaaaaccccaaataataaaaaggaCCCCAAACTTCCCTCCTCTGCATCAGCATTCAGCAGAAAATCTGTTCCCTGGGCTCTCCTACAGATCAGGGCAGCCCAGGGGGAGGCTGGGTGCTAGGAGAAGCAGGATCACTGCCCAGCCTGTGTTTAtcagctgctgggctctggcattgctcagcaggcacagcactgagcacagctggacCACAACTGCTCTCCTTCCACTTCTGCCAGCACCTGGTTGGACCTGGATCTTCACTGATCCCTTGCCCATGAGATATCACCAGAACACCCAGGAGCCCAGGGAACAGTGCTGACTCCTTGGGTCTCACTGCACAACTGCTGGAGGCCTCCAGCAGACACCCCAGGTGTTTTCTCCCTGGTGAGAAGGGCAGGAAGCTCCAGGGACAACATGAAGTGTCCCAAGgaccctgagctcagccaccAGGCCCCACAGGGACTTCCACCTCAGCACTGATGTCCTTTATCACCAAcaagaaatacacagaaaaagcacctttttctctggaaaagtCACTCAACTAAACTACTAAACCAACATCCAACTTCTTGCCAATAATATTCctgttttccctccctctcaACTCCTGTGGCAAATATATATTTGAAGAAGCCAGGATGGTGTGGGAGGCAGTTCCTGCACTAACAGCTCTCCATTCCTGTTCCCCTTCAGACCAAGGACTCCAAAAACTTTGTGCTGAGTCAGGATAACTGCAATGCAGCAGGATGGGAATCCCTCAAGGAGCTGCAGCCAACACCGGAgactccagctgctccagccttcaACACATCAGCACTTGGTGTCCTGCCTTGCACTCTGCCTTGGAGCaaagtgctgcagctgtgcttcaGTTCTCACAGTGCTCTGATGGAAACCCTcatctcctgccccagctgctcttgGACCGTGCCAGCGGCACTTGGCTCCTGCCAAGGGACTCGGAGTAAGGGATGCTCAGGGGCTGAGCTGCATCCCACAGGGATAAAGCAGCTTGGGAAGGCAGAGATCATGGTAAAAACGGAGCATTGGGAAAGGGAGTTCTGGTCCCCTGTGAAGCTCCTTGGCAGGATTTCAAGGACAGGCTTGACAAAGCTTCGAGGAGATTGCCAGGACTGAGGGGATTCCCAGGATCACCCCAGGCTCAATGCAGAGGGGTGAGTGCTCCCCTTAGCTGTTTTTCAGCCATTtgcttctcttctttcctgGCTGAACTGACCCAGGATAATGCCAGGGTCACTGAGCTGCTTCATCCTCAGAGCCCAAAACTGGGGTAAGGTGTTGCAAGTCTGGGATCCCAGTTCAAGCCTGGGATCATCAGTTCAAGCCTGTGGTGCCAGGCAGGTGTGAGCAGGCATCCAGGGACTCCTGAGCTCTGGAGCAGTGAAGAGGCAAGCACTACCCCTTGGGATCATCCTCTGTCATCCAGACTGTCATGGATtgccactgcagcaggaagagcctGGTATGTGTCTGTGGGCAGTGAGGGGAGGGTAaaattcctttctctccctACAGGTTCCTTGCACGGGAAAAGTGCTGGAGCACTTTCACACATCACTCGCTTCAGAGAGCTTtgaacagctctgagctgggggaAAACATGGTCTTCTGAACAATAAACATTTCCTGGCATCTGTTCCACTATAAAAGAGCTATAAAAAGTCAAACTCATTCACAGCATAAAATGTTGCTCTGCATTATCATTGCTACAGGGTGGAAAATGCCTGCAGGGGTCATTCTTGTTGACTTCCCTAAGCaacatctgtttaaaaaaacctcctgcAGTCAGCACAGCTGCCCCAAGCCAGCTCTTGGCTGACTGAGCACACAGtcagggaacagagctggggctcaAAGGAACATGTTGGGCTGACCCAGGAGATATGAGTGTGTTTGGCCATAAATCCCGGTGCAAACTCTCTGCATCCcgctggcacagagcctggccatggctcaCAGGGGCAGGGGATGGCTGGGGTGCGTGATCACAGAATCCCtgaatggtttaggttggaaggaaTCTTCCAGATTATCTTGTTTCaatgccctgccatgggcagggatgccaaCATGTGGAAAAGCACATGGGAAAAACAGACAAGGGTAAGCAGGGTCAGATACGAGTCTGGGACTCCCAACACCACCTCCAAGTGAGACTAGGAAAGGACTCTGGTGACAGAGAGTTGTATGATAAAATAACttctttggtttctttctttagaaaacGTCTTTCACACATGGTATAAAAATAGGCagttaagaaataaatttcaagCCAGCTGTACCAGTGAGTTTGGGGCATCATCCTCCttcctgtgcctcagcagcAAACTCCTCAAACAGAAGCATGACAAAGAAATACAAGCAAATCCTCTGTGGGAAATACTGTTAAATGACTAAAACTCCCAACAAACCCAAATTCACACAGTCTAAAACAAAGCCAAACTGTTGTCTATAAAGGGGACCGTGTTCTTCCCCAGAAATAATGACCCTGGATGcaggtttttcttctgataaAATATTGACCCTTGCTAAGGGCTGGAAAATCAGTGGCCAACACCTGGtgagctcccaggagctgccacagccactAGCAAGGGAATACTGCTGCTcacacatcccatcccatcccatcccatcccatcccatcccatcccatcccatcccatcccatcccaacccatcAGCAGTAACACAGCAGCCATGTCACGGTGCCACTCCATCGTTCATCTCTCATGCTGCTTTTCAAGTTATGTTTGGAAAGATGAATAAATTAATGGAGCCTCAGaagataaaaaccaaaacaaagagcACCCAAAAAGTCCAGGTCGTGCTCTCAGGGCAGCCGGAAGCGCTTGCGGACCTTCTCCTCGATGGAGTGGAGCTTGACCATGCGCAGagcatccagcagctccttggtgaCCTCAGAGTCCTCCTCCTTCTTGTGAGTGAGGAAAGCCCGGAATTTCTCCTGGATGGCTGCCCTGGTCCATGGTGCCTGCTTCTTCGGCGAGTGCTCCAGGATCTGCTGCAGCCGCTTCAGCTTCTTGACGGGAATGTTCTGATACACCACAAAGTCTATCATGGCTTGTTCGCAGTCTTCATCTTCTTCAGCTGGTGGGGGAAAACAGCCCGGAGGTTAAAGGGGtgtgggagagcagggctcagccttgCCAAGGCTCCCTGTGGGAcatctgcccagggaggtggtgaaTGCCCCAggcctggaagtgttcaaggccaggttggatgggccCTGgaacaacctgatctagtggaaggcTGAACTTCCCATCAGTGACACACACTCTACACGGGGCAGTTGGAAAACAAGGTGTAAAATTCAGAGGAAAGCCAATGTTCAGTGTTCAATGCTACTCCCCATCAGGGAATACCGGAAAAACCCAGACAAATCTGAAGTAATTGCAGTAAGTATTTACACattctttttcctgaaagttTCTGTTTTCCCATGCAGATCTGTAAATCTTGTAACAGGATCAGCCCTAAGCACAGTCCCAAGGGCACTGGGATGGAACAGATCTGGTCCCAGCTGGTGGAAGCTGCTGGAGTGCATCCAGCATaaggaatgaaaacagaaagaattttcAAGAGGCCAAGGCCAAAGGATTACTCAATCAGGAAGAGATTAGCCCAGTTTCATGTTATTGCAAACTGGGAAGGGCTTCACTGGTTATAGTGGGGTGGGTTGAGCTCCActgctcaggctctgcctctccagcaggCTCAGGTTGACCATGAGCAGGTCCCTGTGTGCCTCCTAAGAGGAATCATAATAAACTGGAGCTCAAAAAGCCCTTTAGCTCCCTTTGCTCGGGACTCCTCTCTCTATAAATATCTGCAAAGGGCTGGTCTGGCTGCGGGGGCCGGTGTCTGACGCACGTGCTGCTGACACTGCTCTGACCTGGCCTTCCCCCACCCCGGGACTGCATTCCACTGGTGACAGAGCTTTCCAGTCTGGGTGTCAGGATCACACTTCTGGCAGGGAACTCATGGTATGAGTCAGGCTTTGTAAGGAGAAATTTGTGCTGGTGGTGTCAGGAGAGGATGGAAAGGCGAGAGCTGGTGGGGGAGAGCCTCCACATTCACTCATCACAGAGGAAAATCTTTTAGAGTCATATGGGATCAATATCCACCCCACACTCAGCTCCAATGAACCTTGGGCTCTGCTCCATTTAACCTGCATGTgaccaggctgtggctgccatAAAAGCTCCTGGAAAACAGGTGAAGCCAGGAAAAGGGAGTGCAGGAGCCAAGCTGGGTGCCTCATCTGCCTAAAAtatcccatcccagcactccAGTTGTTCCTGGTAAGATCCAGCAGGAATTCACTGTCAGCTCTTTGTTCTCActgtgcagtggctgctgcttaagcccagcaccctgtccctgctctaTGGGACTAACACTGGTAAAAGAATGTGAGACAGACTATTTTAtcaataataattattaattatggATCAGTCCATGCTTTTACAAGCCATTACAAGCCACATTTTGCATCTAAGTAGGAAAAAGTCGCAAGGAAGTTTGCCCTCAGCCTGGCAGCATCAGTCCTGGCACGCTGTGCCTGTGGCTCACCTGATCCCTGTGTGCTGTTGcctctccccagcctgcaggatgTGCAGAGGGTGTCGTGGTACTTGTTGCCCGGCACGTTGGtcaccttcccctgctgctcacagtCCTGGTGTGGCTGGCATGGGTTGGTGCTGTAGTTGGAGGAGAAGAAGCCGTGGGGGCAGTCATGGCACTGGGTGTCCTCAAAGGGGGTACCTGTGCATGGGGAGACAGGACCATCAGGTGACAAGTCTgcacaggagcagaggcagcagctggaatgatGCCAGACACCATTTAAGCATGAGGGTGGTGTTTTGGAAATGATCACTGCTAGTACCTCCCCTGGGAATTGTATGTCCTCACATAGGGCAAACAGCAGTGCTTCCCCCAGCCTTCTCCCAAGCCTATGCTGATAAATAGTCAGACCCCACAGACATGAGAGGACAACAAGAGGATATCTCATCTACTTTCAAAAGGCCACCTCCcagacaggagccagcagccaggcaggtgGCTGAGCTGCCACACCAGCCCTTCAGTTCTCAGAGCCAGAGGCTCCCGACCAAGCGAAAGTAAAAGTCTCTGTGGAGGTGAAAGCTCAGCTGTCCTTGGCTGCGCCGTCACTGCTCCCCCTGGCTCTGGGCCAGCACTTCTATTGTGTCACAGGGATGATGCCACACAGGCAGGATTGCACCAGGCAACATTCCTGTTccttgggagcagagggaggggctctgggggcaggAGATTTCCCACCCCTTTCAACTCCTCTTCACAAATCAAATCCCAAGCGTTCCTAGGTTGTTGCCTTTAGGCTTTCCCAGAAGTCTGATCTTTCAggtccctcccatccctgaCCATTCTGCGATTCTAAGGCCCAGCCATAACCCCCAATGTCTGAGCCACTATTTGCAAATGGGAAATCCAAAGAAGTTGGTTTGCCCAGGGGGATTGCACACTCATCCAAcccaaacaacagcaaattCTGCCTATGGCCCCCAGTCCACACCTTCCCCGTCCTGACACCAGCACTGGCAGgtccagggctctgcccaccaCACTGGACACTCAGTCCTTGCTGTGGTGTTCAGGTGGTTGGGCTGGGGTGCAATCCTCCCCACAAAAAAAGCctttccaaaaaataaataataataacaaaaaaacatcTTCTCCTCAAATACCCAGCTTGCTTGTATGACTCCTCAGTCCTAGAGCCAACTCTCCACACAAATTTCGTATTTAATTTCAAAGTGCTTCCCTGTAATGCTTGGAGATCTTCCCCCTTTGCTGCATTTTGTTACTGGATTTTGCCATGTCCTATAGAAAATTAAACCTCAAATCTCAATCATAAACATCAGCTGAAGACAACAGGTATTTTCCCTCTGGCTGGTGAGCCTGGAGCTCTTCCATGCCACACATGAAAGGACTTCAAAAGACTCCATGCTTCAAAAGCcttcatatttcaaaattctCCCCACTTCAAAGTGGGGAGCAGGATGTTGCTGGGTTTGCTGGTGCTGCCCACACTGGtttgctgtcccctgctgtggTTTCCAGGCAGAGCCTGGTCCTCACATTCAGAGCAACTAAAGGACCAGAGAACTCTGTACTGaggaaacaacagaaaaataaatcccctAAAATATCTTGGGACTTAGATCACACAAGGAGGTAGAGTCTCAGACTCAGGAGTCAAAACAAAgctggttttgtggttttggaaCCTGGCTGTGTGTCCGTTGTGTGTTTTCAACACAGCTTCTCCAAATTGCTCAGTGAAAAACCACAAGACCTGGCCCCAGAGCTATACATATTCACCACCTCTGTGACCTCATCAGTGACCGTTTTTAGCTCAGATattcagcattcccagctcccgGGCTGCTTTATGTAAGGAGAAGGGAGCTGATGAAGGATCAGGAGCAGCTTGGACTTTCCCACCTGCCTGTGGAACAGGgccagtggctgctccagggatggccaagtcacagcctggctctgcctgttGTGGCAGGTGAGGCAGGTAACTGGGATTGACACAACCCATCAAAGTGTGCTCCTGGGGATTTCAAAAGCTTTCAAAGTGATAGCTGGGGGAAAACCCAACCAAATTCCTCCTTGGAAAAGAAGCAGGAGCATGCTGGCAAGGATGGTAGTGTGCCAGTACCAGAGCTAAAAGGAAGTCGGTCAGGCTATGGGCAAGCATTGACTGCTGTATTTGGCTGCTGTATTTGTCCTTGATTTCTATCTCCAGCGGAGATTTTGGGGCGTGGCAAGAGCCTTGTGAGGGTGCCCAGTTCCCACCTGGTACTTACCCGGCTTCACAACCCCAGAGCCCGGGGGACACTCGGAGTG
Above is a genomic segment from Oenanthe melanoleuca isolate GR-GAL-2019-014 chromosome 20, OMel1.0, whole genome shotgun sequence containing:
- the TNFRSF6B gene encoding tumor necrosis factor receptor superfamily member 6B isoform X1, which translates into the protein MPSCHVPSVRHLSKWMFPPLLLLLAELACAAHPTYQWKDAVTNERITCQQCPPGTFVSQHCSRDKRTECKPCPDLHYTQYWNYLEKCRYCNVICGEKQVEVQQCNATHNRACQCQQGYYSNMEFCIRHSECPPGSGVVKPGTPFEDTQCHDCPHGFFSSNYSTNPCQPHQDCEQQGKVTNVPGNKYHDTLCTSCRLGRGNSTQGSAEEDEDCEQAMIDFVVYQNIPVKKLKRLQQILEHSPKKQAPWTRAAIQEKFRAFLTHKKEEDSEVTKELLDALRMVKLHSIEEKVRKRFRLP
- the TNFRSF6B gene encoding tumor necrosis factor receptor superfamily member 6B isoform X2, yielding MFPPLLLLLAELACAAHPTYQWKDAVTNERITCQQCPPGTFVSQHCSRDKRTECKPCPDLHYTQYWNYLEKCRYCNVICGEKQVEVQQCNATHNRACQCQQGYYSNMEFCIRHSECPPGSGVVKPGTPFEDTQCHDCPHGFFSSNYSTNPCQPHQDCEQQGKVTNVPGNKYHDTLCTSCRLGRGNSTQGSAEEDEDCEQAMIDFVVYQNIPVKKLKRLQQILEHSPKKQAPWTRAAIQEKFRAFLTHKKEEDSEVTKELLDALRMVKLHSIEEKVRKRFRLP